A single Anomalospiza imberbis isolate Cuckoo-Finch-1a 21T00152 chromosome 15, ASM3175350v1, whole genome shotgun sequence DNA region contains:
- the LOC137483074 gene encoding leukotriene C4 synthase-like produces MLRGSSWKWWERVLEQLYPAHQPGVCSTVSSMRDQIDLLATVTVLGVLEQAYFAMQVIYARRKYKISPPETTGHPEFERTFRAQANCSEYFPIFISLLWVAGIFFHQGVTAVCGLLYLYTRLRYFQGYAVVAQGRLGPLYASAWLLWVLLGLALAGLLTHFLRLSSSTWMRALVWPLQLRGAW; encoded by the exons ATGCTCAGAGGCAGCTCTTGGAAGTGGTGGGAGAGAGTGTTGGAACAGCTGTACCCAGCACATCAGCCTGGGGTTTGCTCCACAGTCAGCAGCATGAGAGATCAAATagacctgctggccacagtcACAGTTCTGGGAGTCCTGGAGCAAG CCTATTTTGCAATGCAGGTGATCTACGCCCGTCGGAAGTACAAGATTTCCCCTCCTGAAACAACAGGTCACCCTGAATTTGAGAGGACCTTCAGAGCTCA GGCAAACTGCTCAGAGTACTTCCCAATCTTCATTTCCCTCCTCTGGGTTGCTGGAATCTTCTTCCATCAAG gtgtgacTGCAGTGTGTGGGCTCTTGTACCTCTACACCCGCCTCAGGTACTTCCAGGGCTACGCCGTGGTGGCACAGGGACG GCTGGGACCTCTGTATGCCAGCGCCTGgctgctctgggtgctgctggggctggcactggctgGGCTCCTGACACACTTCCTGAGGCTCAGCTCCTCCACATGGATGAGAGCACTGGTGTGGCCTCTCCAGCTCCGTGGTGCCTGGTGA